In the genome of Hydrogenophaga sp. PBL-H3, the window AGGTGGAGCTTAAAAGCAGTGGTCAGAAATTCACAGTACCGGTAGGAAAGTCCATTCTCGACACGCTCCGCGCTGATGGGATTCACGTTCCCAGCTCGTGTGAAAGCGGTACTTGTGGCTCGTGCAAGACACGGCTTCTTCAGGGCGAAGCCGATCATCGAGATCTGGTATTGCTGGAAGAGGAGAAGTCAGATCACATCATGGTCTGCGTCTCAAGAGCCAAGTCCCCATCCTTGTTGCTGGATCTATGAACAACGTTCGGTCACCATCAGAATCTGCCGCGCCCATACGGCTTGGCGTTCTTGGGCTGGGCAGAGCATTCACATTGATGCTCCCGACATTCCTTGGCGATCGAAGGGTGAAGCTCGTTGCAGCGTTCGATCCAAGGCCAGGAGCGCGGACCGCGTTTGAACAAACGTTCGGCGGGATTGCGCATCTTTCGCCCGAGGCGCTGTGTGCAGACTCCAGTGTCGAATGGGTCTACATCGCGACTCCGCATCAAATGCATGCAGAGCATGTGGCGCTCGCAGTGAGGCACGGAAAATCCGCATTGGTCGAAAAGCCCATGGCGATCCACATCGACGACTGCACCCGCATGATTGAAGCATGTGAACAGTCAGGTGCGCAACTGATCATCGGACACAGCCACAGCTTCAATGCGCCAGTGCTTCTGGCCCGCCGACTGATCGATTCGGGCGATTTCGGCGCGGCTCGTCTTGTGCATGCGATGCAGTACACCGATTTTTTGTACCGGCCGCGGCGTCCTGAAGAACTGGACACATCGCGCGGAGGCGGGGTTGTGTTCAGTCAAGCGGCGCACCAGATTGACATTGTCCGATTGCTGGCCGGTGGACTGACCACACAGGTGAGAGCAGTGACAGGAGCGTGGGATCCGGCCAGACCGACGGAGGGTGCGTTCTCGGCACTGCTGAACTTCGCCAATGGGGCTTTCGCGAGCGTGACCTACAACGGCTACGGTTTCTACGACACGGACGCGCTCATGGATGGCATCGGCGAGATGGGTCGGCCAAAGGACCCTGCTGCTCATCACCAGACAAAGCAACGGCTCGCAAAAGTTGAGGACGAACTTCAGGAGGCGATGTTGAAGGCGGAGCGGAACTTCGGCGGCAGTCTGTATACGGCTCCTCCGGAGGCCTCCCCCGAAGCTTGTCAGCATTTCGGCCCGGTGCTAGTGAGCTGCGAAGGCGGTGACTTGCGGCTGACACCGAATGGCGTTCATGTGTTCGACAAGTCCGGCTCCCGATTCGTCAAAGCCACAGTTCCCTCGGTTCCCAGAGGTGAAGTGGTGGACGAGCTGTGGGGCGTTGCGCGCGAAGGCCGTGCCCCGCTCCACAGCGGACCTTGGTCCCGGGCGACCTTGGAGGTGTGCCTCGCAATGCTCGAGTCCAGTCGTCGATCAGTGGATATCATGCCAAAGCTTCAAGTTGGTTACCTTCCACCTCCACATGCCTGATTCCGAACACACACGATATCTTTTGCGACACTGGCGCGAAGCAGTTCCGCAAGACCGCTTGGCACACTTGATTCGAGATGTCTCCCGTGCGCAGATGCGGGCCCTGCAACTTCGCCTGGCCGCCCACGGGGTTTCGTTTGGGCATTGGACATTTTTGCGAATTCTTTGGATACAAGACGGCTTGACGCAGCGCGAGCTGAGCGACTTGGCTGGCGTCATGGAGCCCACCACGTTCAGCGCAGTCAAGGCCATGGAGAGCATGGGCTTCATCGAGCGACGGCAGTTGGCTGGCAACAGAAAGAACATGCATGTTTTTTTGCTGCCTGCAGGACGTTCGCTTGAAAAAGCGCTGGTGCCGCTGGCCGAGGAGGTCAACAGCGTCAGCGTTCAAGGTTTATCCGACCGTTCACTTGCCATCGTGCGGAAATGCCTTCTTTCAATGATCGAAAATCTGGCCGCCGATGAGGCCGCCTCCTCCGACCCGCAAGTTCCAAACGTCAAATAGCGTAGGTTTCGTACGTAGCCGGGTGGAAAATCTCTTCGACTGCCAACCGCCGCGCTGAAAGGCCTTGAGAGTGGTGGTGACGCAGGAAGGTATCAATGGTGGCTTTGTTCTTTGTCACGCCATAAGACCAGTAGTCGTTGCCCATCGTCTCGCGAGCCGCTTTCAATTGCTCTTCCACAAAAGGAAGAGTGACCTTCGTTGCAGAGGTATCCGACAAAGCCTCCAGAGCCGCAGCTTTTGCGTGCATGAATGCTTTGTAGACAGCACCCGGTAGCCACGGATGCTGTTCCGCCAATCTCTTTCTGATACCCACGACATGCATGATGGGGAAGATCCCGGTGCGGCGGAAATAATCTTTCGCCACTGAGGTTGGATCATCGAAAAGCCAACCCACGTTGGGATTGTCGAGCACCTTGGCGCTGGGAGGCCTTGGGGCCATGAACCCATCAATTTCACCAAGATCTAGAAGCTCAGAAATGGTCGAGCCTTCCCGAGCGCTTTCCAACTTCACGCCGTCCGGAAGAGACAGAGCAATTTTTTCAGGTCGGCCAGCGGTTTCAATGCCCCCTCGCACCCATGTCACATCCTCTGGTGCGACGCCATAGTCATCCTGCAAGAGCGCTCTAGCCCACACGTTCGCACTCAACTGGTACTCAGGCAGCCCGATACGCTTACCTTTAAGGTCTTCAGGACGCTTGATTCTGTCCTTCCGCACATAAATCGATGTGTGCCGAAAAGCTCTCGACAAGAACACGGGAATGGCAACGTAGGGGCAATCCCCCTTCGCGGTTTTGACGGCATAGCTCGAGAACGAAAGTTCTGAAATATCGAAATCTTGACTTCGCATGGCCCGGAAAAACATTTCTTCCGGGTTCAGATTCATGAAGACGGGGTCGACGCCGTCGATCTGAACTCGCCCATCCAGCAAAGCGCGGGTACGGTCGTAGTCGCCCATCGCGACCGAGAGTTGAAGCTTGCTCATGGTGGACTCAGGTATTGACAGAATAAGAAGGTTCGAGTTCGGGGCGTTCAATGCCGTCTGCCCACACATAAGTTGCAGCGTATTCTCGCCAGTCAGTCGTCTTTGGCACCACTGCCTGGAATGAACAAACGCTGGCCGGGATAGCAGCGTCACCGGTTCCAATTGCTGGCTCACCATTTTGGAAAGCACGAACCGCATCCAGCATCTGCTTGCGAAATTCCACCACGGCGATGTCACTGGCACCCAACCGGTCGTTGGTGCGGTCGGCAATGGGCCCCATCGTCACCCACATCGCTACGTCCTGATTGGGAAAGCCTTTGATGCCGGTAAAGTTTCCGGCCTTCATGGCTTGCCGATCCTGCCAGAAGCGGTTTTCTTCGTTACGCAACGGCCGGTACCTGTCGTCGAGATCAACCCCCACTGTCTGACCGAGAAATTTTCGCCAGGTTTCGGTCTCGGGCGTTTGAGCAGGGTGCCCCCAGGCCAAAAAGTAGAAGGCGGTGTTGGTGTCGTCCATCGGGACGTTCACGTTCGCCACGTTGTACAAGTTGTTGGGGGGGATGAGCGCAGACGCGGGTGCAACGAAAACCGTGGAGCGCACGTAGTCGTGTGAGCTGGCATTCTGAATGGGCCTGCGGATCGCCGCATAACGGAAACCGTAGCCAGATCGCTGCACCTGCATGCGCGGCGCCTTGTCCGTCGAAGGGCGCAACCAGGCTTTGTCGGTAGCCGCAGCACCGGAAACGCGAGCGGGAACCATATCCGACGAATGCAAACTGGAGCTGTGCGCCGAGTCGATGGCTCCCTCAAGAATCTGAGCCCAGTTGCAAGGAAGGATGACCTTTGCGATTGACACCCGAGTGTCTTGCGTCGGCGCCCATGGAGGGGGTACGAACTCGGGCACGCTTTCCGCGGGGCCAAACCATGACCAAACAAACCCACCCCATTCCTTGACGGGGTATGCCTTGTGCTTCACCTTCTCCGCGAATCCGCTTGCCGCAGGCTCTGACACCATTTCGAGAACATTGCCCGCGACATCCATCTTCCAGCCGTGGTACAGACACCTAAGGCCACCTTCTTCGTTGCGGCCATAGACGAGGGAGACACGCCTGTGCGGACACTTTTCGTCGAGAACGCCCACTCTCCCATCCGTATCTCGAAACACCACCAGATCTTCGCCGTACACACGCGCTTTGACCGGTGGCCCGTCAGCCTCTGAAACTTCTTCGATCAGACACACCGGGGTCCAATGGCGCCTCATCAACTGGCCCATGGGGGCGTCGCCAACAACACGACAGAGCAGTTCGTTCTCTTCAGGAGTGATCATGTGCATGCCTCTTAAGGAATACGCGACCAGAGCCAAGTTACCCAGGATCGCATTTGGTTAGTCGTCTAAGTATATTGCCGACCAACGCGTTTTGCAAGCACTTCGTGGACTTCTAACTGGATTGCATTGCCTCACAGGCGGCGTGGGTTGCGTAAAGACACATTCACATTCTTGGTCTGTGAAAATTCATGCAGCTCCTGAAGACATTCCTCACGGCCGATGCCCGAGCTCTTGTACCCGCCGAAGGGCGCACCAGGAATATGAATGGAAGCATCATTGATCCAGATATATCCGGCCTGGATCCTCTTCGCCGCCCGGTGAGCCGTCACAAGATCCCGGGTCCAGATGGACGCGGTCAGGCCAAACTCGACACCATTGACGATCGCCATCATCTCGTCTTCGCGGCTCCACTTCATGGCGGAAAGCACGGGCCCGAAGATCTCTTCGCGCGCCACGGTGTGATGGGGCAGTACGTCGCAAAGGACGGTGGGCTCAATGAAATATCCACGCTCCAGATCGACCGGTCGCCCGCCCCCGTGCAGAACGCGCGCCCCTTCGCTGCGTCCCTTGGCAATGTAGAACAAGATTTTCTCGTACTGCGCCTTATCGACCAGCGCGCCCATTGTTGTCTGCATGTGCGTTGCAATCCCAGGCTTGTGCCGCTTGGTGAGTTCGACCGACAGCGCCTCCAGAAATTTTTTGTAAACACTGTCATGGATGAGGAGCCTGCTCGTGGAGCCGCAGGATTGCCCACACCAGGTGAAGTTCATGCCACGCACCGCGCCGTACACAGCCTCTTCCAGGTCCGCGTCCGGATAGATCACCATGGCATTTTTGCCACCCAACTCCAAGAGGCAGTGTTTCATGGTGTCAGCAGAAGAACGCAGGACGGCTTTCCCCGCCTGAACACTGCCAATCAGTCCAACGGCATCCACGTCAGCGTGCTGAGCGAGCGCCGCTCCCACCTCCCTTCCACCCACCACACAGTTCAACACGCCAGGGGGAAACACACCGTCCAGCAGTTCCATCAACCGCAGAGTCGAAAGCGGTGCTTGTTCGGGCGGTTTCAGCAGCACGGTATTGCCGGCTGCCAGTGGTGCTGCCATTTTCCCTGCGGCGAACATGAATGGGTGATTGAACGGAAAGATGCGAGCAACGACCCCAAGCGGCTCTCTCAATGTGTAGTTCAACGACTCATTGCCCGTGGGGATGGTCTCGCCCTTGTTTTCAAGTACCAGCCCAGCGAAGTATTCCAGTTGGGTCGCCGCAATCTCGGCGTCCATTTGCATGGCGTTCACGGGGTTTCCACAATCGGCGGCGTCCACTAGTGCAAGCTCGAGCGCATGAGATCGAATGATGTCTGCAGCTTTGCGCATCAACTTCCCACGGGTCAAAGGCGGGGTCTCTTCCCAAGCGGGAAAAGCCTTCCGTGCCGACGCAATAGCAAGCTCGACATCGCCAACTGACGCGACCGAGTAAGCACGAAGGTCCTCTTCGGTGCTGGGGTTGATGCTCGTGGCCACCGTGGAGCCACTTCCGTTCTGCCATTTCCCGTCCCAGTAATGACCGGTTTTGGTCGGCAGAGCGGCATCGACCAAACCCGTCAAGTCCTGCTTCTGCAGTTCTTGTGGGGCAAGGCGCTTCAAAGCGTCATCGAACTTGGTCATTTATTCATCTCCATGTGATCGCGTCATGCCCTGGGACATCGCGGGTGCGTACCCGGGAGCCACAATCGCCTCGACCACCACGGATGCTCCGGTCTTCAATGCCTGGATAGCCTGCGTCAAGACTTGTTCCAGTTCGCGCGCGCTCGTCACTGGACCAAACGCGGTCAGCCCTTGAGCCCGCGCCATCATGGCGAGGTCGGGTGCGGGGTCGTCAATTCTTTGCCCGATCCACCGGTTCTCCACTGGCCGTTCGCGCTCTTTTGCAACCCGCTCCTGGTGAAGCTCGTCGTTAAAGAACGACCGGTTGTTTACCACCACGGCAAGCAGAGGAATTCTGGCGTGCGCTGCTGTCCAGAAAGCAGAGACGCCCATGAGGAAGTCGCCATCGCCAATGATGCCTATCGGCAATCGATCGGTACCTTTTAAAGCCAGTGCACTGCCAACGATCATGCCCGGACCTGACCCAATACCACCGCCGCCGTCGTAGCCCAAAAAGTCCAGAGGACTGTCCAGGTCCCACATCTCACCAGACCAGCTGAGGGGAAGCCGGAGCAAGGAGACGCGCTCTCCTTGAGTGAGCCGCCTCAAGATGGCAGCTACGTCCTTGACCATCAAAGGGCCGTCTCCATCGGATGCAGAGACAGCCGGCGGGAGTACGCCCTCGGCCGCTGGCGCTGCGTCTTGACCGAGCGTGGCAGCACCCTCCAACTCCTCCAGCAGCAGCGGCACCACGGTGTCAGGTTCGCAAGGAAAAAACACGTCTGCTGGTGGCAGAGCTTGGTGGTCCATGCTCCAACCGTTGTGAATGTGATGGTCGACAGAGATCTGTATGACTTGGCAGGCAGCATGCTCTTCGCCCCACGCCTGTTTCAAAGTACCCGCCAGATCAAGCCAATCCAGGCTCAACACAACATCGGCCGAACGGAGCACCTCTGCACTCGCAGGCGAAAGGAACATTCCAGAAGGCCCAGCGTGCAAGGGGTGCGCCGTTGGAAACGCCGCACCCAGTTTGAGATCCGTGATGACCCGAGCACCCAGCGCTTCTGCAAGCTGCACGCGCTCTTGCCATGCCCGCGTTGACCTGGAGACCCGCCCAGCCAGAATCACGACCCGCTTCGCTTCAGACAGGAGCCGAGTTGCCCGTTGAACAGATTGAGCTGTGGGTACCACGGGCGATGGAGGGGCATAGCGTGATGTTTCCGGCACGTCTGGCTTCCTGTTCAACCGCGACTCCTGCAATGCGGCGTCAAAGCAAACGTACACCGGACCACGGGGCGCCGTGTCGGCAATTTGGTATGCCCTTAACAAGGCCTCTTGAGCAGCGGGAACCGAAGCAGGTTGCGCATCCCATTTGACGAAATGTCGAACCAGAGCGCCTTGATCCGCAGCCGTGTGCAGCCAATCGATCCAAGGCCTCCTGCGCGCTGCATCCACTGGTCCAGTCGCACCCAGAATGATCACGGGCGTCCTGTCCGCCCATGCGTTGAAAATAGCCATGGAGCCGTGCATCAGGCCGACGTTGCTGTGCAAGATGGCGGCCAGTGGTTGCCCCGTCACTTTGGCAAAGCCATGCGCAATGGCCACGGCGTGCTCCTCGTGCAGCACCAGAATCATCTGCGGGTCGGCGTTGCCAAGATGATTGACCAGACTGTCATGCAAACCACGAAAGCTTGCGCCCGGATTCAGCAGCACATACGGTATTCCCAAAGCGCGCACAACGTCGGCGATTGCATCGCTGCCCCAGACCACACCATTCGGTTTATGAGACACAGGTTCGTCCCTTCGCGGTCGGGAGTCGTTCACTTCAATATGTTCCTGCTTCACGTTCATTACTCCGCTTTGATGCCAGCAGTCTTGATGATCTTGGTCCAACGAACCAAGTCGTCGGCGGCACGCTGGCGCATTTGATCGGGCGTACTCGTCAACACCTCCAAGCCCTGTCCATTCAGACGTGTTACGACGTCGGGCATCGTCAGAATCTTGTGGACCGCTGCGTTGATCTGTCGAATGACCGGTGCTGGCGTGGCCGCTGGAGCACAGAGCCCTAGCCAAATCTCGCTCTCGTATCCAGGCACGCCAGACTCGTCAAGGGTTGGCACATCCGGCAGGCTGGGTTGACGCTTCTTGCTGGTCACTCCGATCGCCTTCAGCCGCCCGGATCGAATGTGAGGGATCAGTTGGTTGACGACTCCAACGGTCATCTCCAACTGACCTGCGACGACATCCGCCACTCCAGGTGCGGCACCTCGGTAAGGAATGTGCAACACCCTGGTGCCTGTCAGGGCCTTGAACATCTCGGCCGACAAATGCTGAGGGCTCCCATTTCCACTGGATGCGTAGCTCAACTGACCAGGTCGCTTCTTCAAATATGCGATGAGCTCCTGAGTGTTGTTCGCCGGGACGCTGGGGTGGACCACCAGGGCAAGCGCAGTCGTCCCCAGCAGAGAAATGGGCGCCAAGTCCTTTTGTGGATCGAATGGCATGCGATCAATCAAGGCTGGGTTCATCGAGTTGATGTTGATATTGGTCAACAACAGGGTGTGTCCGTCTGCTTCGGCACGCACCACATCGGACGCGCCAATATTCCCCGCTGCGCCTGGCTTGTTTTCAACGATCACCGGGTGAGGCCACATCTCTTGAAGCTTTTGTGCAATGGCCCTCGCCATGACATCGTTCGTACCTCCAGGCGTGTAGGGCACGACGATGCGCACTTGCCTGGATGGAAAAGCTCCCGCCGAGACCGTTTGAGCCCGCGCGGAGATCGGGGCCAGGGCGGTGACGCCCGCAGCTTGCAGGACCGTTCGGCGACTTATCTTGTATTGAGCATCCATTTGCTTTGTCTCCTAAGAAAAAACGAAGAAGGCATGCTATCTTTGATGTTTAGATTGATCAATCTTGATTTTGGAATCAATGTTTATGCAACCGGAAAAAGACTATCTGAGCGCCAAGGAGGCGACCGAACTGCTGGGCATAAAAATGCAAACGCTGTACGCTTATGTCAGCAGAGGAAT includes:
- a CDS encoding Gfo/Idh/MocA family protein, yielding MLPTFLGDRRVKLVAAFDPRPGARTAFEQTFGGIAHLSPEALCADSSVEWVYIATPHQMHAEHVALAVRHGKSALVEKPMAIHIDDCTRMIEACEQSGAQLIIGHSHSFNAPVLLARRLIDSGDFGAARLVHAMQYTDFLYRPRRPEELDTSRGGGVVFSQAAHQIDIVRLLAGGLTTQVRAVTGAWDPARPTEGAFSALLNFANGAFASVTYNGYGFYDTDALMDGIGEMGRPKDPAAHHQTKQRLAKVEDELQEAMLKAERNFGGSLYTAPPEASPEACQHFGPVLVSCEGGDLRLTPNGVHVFDKSGSRFVKATVPSVPRGEVVDELWGVAREGRAPLHSGPWSRATLEVCLAMLESSRRSVDIMPKLQVGYLPPPHA
- a CDS encoding MarR family winged helix-turn-helix transcriptional regulator; the protein is MPDSEHTRYLLRHWREAVPQDRLAHLIRDVSRAQMRALQLRLAAHGVSFGHWTFLRILWIQDGLTQRELSDLAGVMEPTTFSAVKAMESMGFIERRQLAGNRKNMHVFLLPAGRSLEKALVPLAEEVNSVSVQGLSDRSLAIVRKCLLSMIENLAADEAASSDPQVPNVK
- a CDS encoding ABC transporter substrate-binding protein; its protein translation is MSKLQLSVAMGDYDRTRALLDGRVQIDGVDPVFMNLNPEEMFFRAMRSQDFDISELSFSSYAVKTAKGDCPYVAIPVFLSRAFRHTSIYVRKDRIKRPEDLKGKRIGLPEYQLSANVWARALLQDDYGVAPEDVTWVRGGIETAGRPEKIALSLPDGVKLESAREGSTISELLDLGEIDGFMAPRPPSAKVLDNPNVGWLFDDPTSVAKDYFRRTGIFPIMHVVGIRKRLAEQHPWLPGAVYKAFMHAKAAALEALSDTSATKVTLPFVEEQLKAARETMGNDYWSYGVTKNKATIDTFLRHHHSQGLSARRLAVEEIFHPATYETYAI
- a CDS encoding Rieske 2Fe-2S domain-containing protein, which produces MITPEENELLCRVVGDAPMGQLMRRHWTPVCLIEEVSEADGPPVKARVYGEDLVVFRDTDGRVGVLDEKCPHRRVSLVYGRNEEGGLRCLYHGWKMDVAGNVLEMVSEPAASGFAEKVKHKAYPVKEWGGFVWSWFGPAESVPEFVPPPWAPTQDTRVSIAKVILPCNWAQILEGAIDSAHSSSLHSSDMVPARVSGAAATDKAWLRPSTDKAPRMQVQRSGYGFRYAAIRRPIQNASSHDYVRSTVFVAPASALIPPNNLYNVANVNVPMDDTNTAFYFLAWGHPAQTPETETWRKFLGQTVGVDLDDRYRPLRNEENRFWQDRQAMKAGNFTGIKGFPNQDVAMWVTMGPIADRTNDRLGASDIAVVEFRKQMLDAVRAFQNGEPAIGTGDAAIPASVCSFQAVVPKTTDWREYAATYVWADGIERPELEPSYSVNT
- a CDS encoding aldehyde dehydrogenase family protein: MTKFDDALKRLAPQELQKQDLTGLVDAALPTKTGHYWDGKWQNGSGSTVATSINPSTEEDLRAYSVASVGDVELAIASARKAFPAWEETPPLTRGKLMRKAADIIRSHALELALVDAADCGNPVNAMQMDAEIAATQLEYFAGLVLENKGETIPTGNESLNYTLREPLGVVARIFPFNHPFMFAAGKMAAPLAAGNTVLLKPPEQAPLSTLRLMELLDGVFPPGVLNCVVGGREVGAALAQHADVDAVGLIGSVQAGKAVLRSSADTMKHCLLELGGKNAMVIYPDADLEEAVYGAVRGMNFTWCGQSCGSTSRLLIHDSVYKKFLEALSVELTKRHKPGIATHMQTTMGALVDKAQYEKILFYIAKGRSEGARVLHGGGRPVDLERGYFIEPTVLCDVLPHHTVAREEIFGPVLSAMKWSREDEMMAIVNGVEFGLTASIWTRDLVTAHRAAKRIQAGYIWINDASIHIPGAPFGGYKSSGIGREECLQELHEFSQTKNVNVSLRNPRRL
- a CDS encoding thiamine pyrophosphate-binding protein produces the protein MNVKQEHIEVNDSRPRRDEPVSHKPNGVVWGSDAIADVVRALGIPYVLLNPGASFRGLHDSLVNHLGNADPQMILVLHEEHAVAIAHGFAKVTGQPLAAILHSNVGLMHGSMAIFNAWADRTPVIILGATGPVDAARRRPWIDWLHTAADQGALVRHFVKWDAQPASVPAAQEALLRAYQIADTAPRGPVYVCFDAALQESRLNRKPDVPETSRYAPPSPVVPTAQSVQRATRLLSEAKRVVILAGRVSRSTRAWQERVQLAEALGARVITDLKLGAAFPTAHPLHAGPSGMFLSPASAEVLRSADVVLSLDWLDLAGTLKQAWGEEHAACQVIQISVDHHIHNGWSMDHQALPPADVFFPCEPDTVVPLLLEELEGAATLGQDAAPAAEGVLPPAVSASDGDGPLMVKDVAAILRRLTQGERVSLLRLPLSWSGEMWDLDSPLDFLGYDGGGGIGSGPGMIVGSALALKGTDRLPIGIIGDGDFLMGVSAFWTAAHARIPLLAVVVNNRSFFNDELHQERVAKERERPVENRWIGQRIDDPAPDLAMMARAQGLTAFGPVTSARELEQVLTQAIQALKTGASVVVEAIVAPGYAPAMSQGMTRSHGDE
- a CDS encoding Bug family tripartite tricarboxylate transporter substrate binding protein, with translation MDAQYKISRRTVLQAAGVTALAPISARAQTVSAGAFPSRQVRIVVPYTPGGTNDVMARAIAQKLQEMWPHPVIVENKPGAAGNIGASDVVRAEADGHTLLLTNININSMNPALIDRMPFDPQKDLAPISLLGTTALALVVHPSVPANNTQELIAYLKKRPGQLSYASSGNGSPQHLSAEMFKALTGTRVLHIPYRGAAPGVADVVAGQLEMTVGVVNQLIPHIRSGRLKAIGVTSKKRQPSLPDVPTLDESGVPGYESEIWLGLCAPAATPAPVIRQINAAVHKILTMPDVVTRLNGQGLEVLTSTPDQMRQRAADDLVRWTKIIKTAGIKAE